The genomic window TAAAGGCGGGAAGGCGGATGCCGCGCCCACCGAAGGAATGCCACGGAGATTGCAGTCAGACCATGCCGGAAGCCGGGTGGCTCTGAATGACATGCTGGAAATTCGGCCTCTGAAAATGGGCCAATGGGCTGGATGCGACGCGGGCAAAGGAGCCATGGAGCTCGCCGCGGGATCGCTCGCCTCGAAGGAATACATCCGCGGGATGCACGGCGTAAGCGCCTCCGCTACCTGCCAGGGATGAACGAAAGAAATCGGTTGAGATGGTGACGTCCGAGTTCAAAGTGTTCAAATTCATGCTGATGGGCATGTCGATGGCCGTTGCGTTGGCGCTGACCTGTCCGGCCCGCGCGTTCGACATCAAAGCCGGCGTCAACAAGGAATCCGGTCCTTTCGATCTCTTCAAGTTCGGCTTCAAGGCCTATAAGAACGGCCAGAAGGAAGAGGCGGTCGAAGCCTATAAATATGCGGCCGAAAAGGGCCATACCGGCTCACGCTGGGCCCTCGCCAACATGTATGCGGACGGCGACGGCGTCGCCCAGGACGATTTCGAAGCCTTCAAGATCTACAGCGAGATCGCCCAGCAGGGTGTGGAACCCGGCTCGGAAGACACCGGCTTCTTCGTCAACGCGCTGCTTTCGCTCGCCAATTATTACAAACACGGCATATCAGGCAGCCCTGTCAAGATCGACCTCACCCAGGCGCGCCAGCTCTATTTCCAGGTCGCCTCCACCTTCGGCGTCGCTGAGGCACAGTTCCAGCTGGCCCAGATGATGCTGGCGGGAGAGGGCGGCTCAGCCAGCCCGCAGCAGGCCAAGAAATGGCTGAATCAGGCCCGCAAGAGCGGCCACCCCGGCGCCATGGCCGTTTTCGGCAATATTCTTTTCGACGAAGGTCAGACGACGCGCGGTCTGGCGCTGATGACGGCGGCGCTCGACCGCTGCAAACCCAAGGATTGCAACTGGATGGAAGCGCTGCAGGAGCAGGCCTTCTCGGTTTCCAACGAGACCGACCGCCGCACGGCGATATCGCTGTCGCACACGATCGCGAGCGGCTCCGACGACTGATGCATGTCTCCTGGAAGCGTGCATCGGTTCCAGGATAACGACAGAGCTTATAAAAAAACCTCAGGCTGCGAAGTCGAAATAGGCGATTACGGGTACGTGGTCGGATGGCTTTTCCCAGGCGCGCACATGTTTTTCGATCGCCGCTGACGTCATACGGTCGGCGGCTTCCGGCGACAGCAGCAGATGATCGATGCGGATGCCGTTGTTTTTCGGCCATGCGCCGGCCTGATAATCCCAGAAGGAGTAAAGCTGCGTCGCGTCCGTCGTCGCGCGCACGGCGTCCGTCAGGCCGAGGTTTTCAAGCCTGCGGAACGCTTCCCGTGTCTGCGGCAGAAACAACGCATCGCTTTCCCAGACTTTGGGGTCGAAGCAGTCATGGGGCTCCGGAATGACGTTGTAGTCACCGGCAAGGACCAGCATCTCCTCATAGGCGAGCCGTTCGGCCGCGAAGGTCCGCAGGCGCTCCATCCAGGCGAGCTTATAGGGATATTTCTCCGTTTCGACAGGATTGCCGTTCGGCAGATAGATGCAGCAGACGCGCAGGATGCGCGTGTCGGCCAGCGTGAACACCGCTTCGAGGAAACGTGCCTGCTCATCCAGCGGGTCGCCGGGCAGACCGCGGTTGACTTCGAAAGGTGAACTCTTGGAGAGGATCGCCACGCCGTTGAAGCCTTTCTGGCCGTGCGTCTCGACGTGATAGCCGAGCGCCTCAATCTCCAGCCGCGGAAAACCCTCATCGATCGTCTTGATCTCCTGCAGGCAGACGATATCAGGATTGGAATCCTTGAGCCATTGCGTGAGATTGTCGATGCGCGCCTTGACGCCGTTGATGTTCCAAGTCGCGATCTTCATCTCTTCGTCCTGTTGGCTTAAAGCATGTCGCGCAAACTGTGGCGCGGTTTTGCGATGCGGAAAACAAAAGACTTAAAGCGTGGGCCAAGCGAATCTGAAAGATCATGACGCGCTCTAACGCGGTTCTTTTATCGTGGTCTTTCACAACAGGACAAGACGATAAACCGGCCGGAAGCAAAACTTCGGCCGGTTCGATGAAGACAATGCGACGGTTCAGTAATCAGATCGAGAAGCTGGTGCCGCAGCCGCAGCTTGCCACCGCATTCGGGTTCTTGATCTGGAAGGATTGGCCGAGCAGATTATCGACAAAGTCGATCTCGGACCCCGCCATATAGACGAGCGACAAGCTGTCGATCAGCACCTTGGCGTCGTTCTTTTCGACGATGATGTCGTCGTCACCTGCGCCATCG from Rhizobium sp. Pop5 includes these protein-coding regions:
- the exoR gene encoding exopolysaccharide production regulator ExoR — translated: MVTSEFKVFKFMLMGMSMAVALALTCPARAFDIKAGVNKESGPFDLFKFGFKAYKNGQKEEAVEAYKYAAEKGHTGSRWALANMYADGDGVAQDDFEAFKIYSEIAQQGVEPGSEDTGFFVNALLSLANYYKHGISGSPVKIDLTQARQLYFQVASTFGVAEAQFQLAQMMLAGEGGSASPQQAKKWLNQARKSGHPGAMAVFGNILFDEGQTTRGLALMTAALDRCKPKDCNWMEALQEQAFSVSNETDRRTAISLSHTIASGSDD
- the xth gene encoding exodeoxyribonuclease III is translated as MKIATWNINGVKARIDNLTQWLKDSNPDIVCLQEIKTIDEGFPRLEIEALGYHVETHGQKGFNGVAILSKSSPFEVNRGLPGDPLDEQARFLEAVFTLADTRILRVCCIYLPNGNPVETEKYPYKLAWMERLRTFAAERLAYEEMLVLAGDYNVIPEPHDCFDPKVWESDALFLPQTREAFRRLENLGLTDAVRATTDATQLYSFWDYQAGAWPKNNGIRIDHLLLSPEAADRMTSAAIEKHVRAWEKPSDHVPVIAYFDFAA
- the erpA gene encoding iron-sulfur cluster insertion protein ErpA produces the protein MTDTSVTLSDAAAKRIAAIISAEAGKSALRVSVEGGGCSGFSYKFDLADGAGDDDIIVEKNDAKVLIDSLSLVYMAGSEIDFVDNLLGQSFQIKNPNAVASCGCGTSFSI